A stretch of the Dechloromonas sp. TW-R-39-2 genome encodes the following:
- a CDS encoding U32 family peptidase, which translates to MTRIHHPLELLAPAKNADFGIEAIKHGADAVYIGGPSFGARYGAGNSVEDIARLAAFAHRYHAKVFVALNTILRDDELEDSRQLAWQLYDAGADALIIQDMGLLEIDMPPIQLHASTQTDNRNPDKVKFLEDAGFSQVVLARELSLNEIIKISSQSSVALEYFVHGALCVAYSGQCFISHAHTGRSANRGECSQACRLPYTLIDDKGKTITENQHLLSMKDNNQSENILALAKAGVSSFKIEGRLKDLSYVKNITAHYRTLLDEVIASNPEFSRASSGRSTYTFEPQPDKTYNRGYTDYFANDRQDDIGAFDSPSFVGEPIGEVAEIGDGYFTVNSAIDFNNGDGVCFYDGHGEVVGMRINRADGKTLFPVEIPAELTEGATLFRNRDQEFERSLEKESAERRISIQPVFSETADGFALTLTDEDQISVTVDLPDSKEMAKNAERALSGLSEQLGKFGNTMFAAQPVELKLSQAFFLPTSAINALRREATEKLETARLAAHARPPRATPAAQPTPYPQEELTYLGNVFNAKARQFYEKHGVKLIAEAYEANQEKGMVSLMITRHCLRYSFNLCPKEVKHLKSDPMTLVNGNEKLILKFDCKACEMHVIGKMKKGVKLNLGSIRPA; encoded by the coding sequence ATGACCAGAATCCATCACCCGCTCGAACTCCTCGCCCCGGCCAAGAATGCCGATTTCGGCATCGAAGCCATCAAGCACGGCGCCGATGCCGTATATATCGGTGGCCCCTCCTTCGGGGCTCGCTACGGGGCCGGCAACAGCGTCGAAGACATCGCCCGCCTGGCCGCCTTTGCCCACCGCTATCACGCCAAGGTTTTCGTCGCACTCAACACCATCCTGCGCGACGACGAACTGGAAGACAGCCGGCAACTTGCCTGGCAACTTTACGATGCCGGCGCCGATGCGCTGATCATCCAGGACATGGGCCTGCTTGAAATCGACATGCCGCCGATCCAGTTGCATGCCAGCACGCAGACCGACAATCGCAACCCAGACAAGGTCAAATTCCTTGAAGATGCAGGCTTCTCGCAGGTCGTTCTGGCCCGCGAGTTAAGCTTAAACGAAATTATCAAGATATCGTCGCAAAGCTCTGTTGCGTTGGAGTATTTTGTCCACGGTGCACTCTGTGTCGCGTACAGCGGCCAGTGCTTCATCAGCCATGCCCACACCGGTCGCAGCGCCAATCGCGGCGAGTGTTCGCAAGCCTGCCGCCTGCCCTACACACTGATCGACGACAAGGGCAAGACGATCACCGAGAACCAGCACCTGCTGTCGATGAAGGACAACAACCAGAGCGAAAACATCCTCGCTCTGGCCAAGGCCGGCGTCAGTTCGTTCAAGATCGAGGGCCGCCTGAAGGACCTCAGCTACGTCAAGAACATCACCGCGCATTACCGCACGCTGCTCGATGAAGTCATCGCCAGCAACCCTGAATTTAGCCGCGCCTCTTCCGGCCGCAGCACCTACACCTTCGAGCCGCAGCCGGACAAAACCTACAACCGGGGCTATACCGATTACTTTGCCAATGACCGCCAGGACGATATCGGCGCGTTCGACTCGCCGAGTTTTGTTGGCGAACCGATTGGCGAGGTCGCCGAAATCGGCGATGGCTATTTCACGGTCAACAGCGCAATCGACTTCAACAATGGCGACGGCGTCTGTTTTTATGACGGCCACGGCGAAGTCGTCGGCATGCGCATCAACCGGGCTGACGGCAAGACGCTTTTCCCGGTCGAAATCCCGGCCGAGCTGACCGAAGGGGCAACGCTGTTCCGCAACCGCGACCAGGAGTTCGAACGCTCGCTGGAGAAGGAATCGGCCGAACGCCGTATTTCGATCCAGCCGGTGTTCAGCGAAACCGCCGACGGCTTTGCGCTGACCCTGACCGACGAAGACCAGATCAGCGTCACGGTCGACCTGCCCGACAGCAAGGAAATGGCCAAGAACGCCGAGCGGGCACTGAGCGGCCTGAGCGAACAACTCGGCAAGTTCGGCAACACGATGTTCGCCGCGCAGCCCGTCGAACTGAAGCTGTCACAAGCCTTTTTCCTGCCGACCAGTGCCATCAATGCGCTGCGCCGCGAAGCGACCGAAAAGCTCGAAACAGCACGCCTGGCCGCCCACGCCCGGCCGCCACGCGCCACGCCAGCCGCGCAGCCAACGCCCTACCCGCAGGAAGAACTGACTTATCTCGGCAACGTCTTCAACGCCAAGGCCCGCCAGTTCTACGAAAAGCACGGCGTCAAACTGATCGCCGAGGCTTATGAAGCGAATCAGGAAAAAGGCATGGTTTCGTTGATGATCACCCGCCATTGCCTGCGCTACAGCTTCAACCTCTGCCCCAAGGAAGTGAAGCACCTGAAGTCGGACCCGATGACCCTGGTCAACGGCAATGAAAAACTGATTCTCAAGTTCGACTGCAAGGCCTGCGAAATGCACGTCATCGGCAAAATGAAAAAAGGCGTCAAACTCAACCTCGGCAGCATTCGTCCAGCGTGA
- a CDS encoding zf-TFIIB domain-containing protein — translation MSSTSCPSCRQPMVQQGFARQLHGEIELDLCFSCQGIWFDDFESAQLTPGAIIELFRLIHQHRDDQRLPLRDSLNCPRCDDRLIHSLDIVRSGRFNYHRCLQKHGRFTSFAQFMIEKGFVRQLTVTEIDQLKARIGSVRCTGCGAPVDIRHDYACTHCRSPIAILDPEAVEQALATYQQAEIKRTTRDPALLADAILGTERERSRRQRENASTLDQLEIGDLIISGVELAWKIFH, via the coding sequence GTGAGTTCGACAAGCTGCCCTTCCTGCCGGCAACCGATGGTGCAGCAAGGTTTCGCACGTCAGTTACATGGCGAAATCGAACTCGACCTGTGCTTCTCCTGCCAGGGTATCTGGTTCGACGATTTCGAGAGCGCACAACTGACACCGGGCGCGATCATCGAGCTTTTCCGGCTGATCCATCAGCACCGCGATGATCAACGCCTGCCGCTGCGCGACAGCCTCAACTGCCCGCGCTGCGATGACCGTTTGATACACAGTCTGGACATCGTCCGCAGCGGACGTTTCAACTATCACCGCTGCCTGCAAAAGCACGGACGTTTTACAAGTTTTGCCCAGTTCATGATCGAAAAGGGCTTTGTCAGGCAGTTGACCGTGACAGAGATCGATCAACTCAAGGCAAGAATCGGCAGCGTCCGGTGCACCGGTTGCGGCGCACCCGTCGATATCAGGCACGACTATGCCTGCACGCATTGCCGCTCACCGATCGCCATTCTCGACCCGGAGGCTGTCGAGCAGGCGCTGGCCACTTACCAGCAGGCCGAGATCAAGCGCACGACACGCGACCCCGCCTTGCTGGCCGATGCCATTCTGGGCACCGAAAGAGAACGCTCGCGCCGGCAACGTGAAAACGCTAGCACTCTGGATCAACTGGAAATCGGCGACCTGATCATTTCCGGTGTAGAACTCGCCTGGAAAATTTTCCACTGA
- a CDS encoding TerC family protein, whose translation METVGNLGLWAGFSAIVAIMLAIDLLVVGGGKEHRVSFKEASVWSLIWISLSLAFAGGLWWHLDGSVGREIANTKALEFITGYLIEKALAGDNVFIWMMLFSFFAIPAELQKRVLLYGVLGAIVMRSVMIFAGAWLITQFHWILYVFGAFLLVTGVKMYWFADEKPDLENNRLIRWIRRHMNITTEFHGQHFFVVKNGLRYATPLFLALVLVEISDLIFAVDSIPAIFAITTDPFIVLTSNIFAILGLRAMYFLLAGVADRFSLLKYGLAIVLMFIGIKMLLIDLYKIPVGFSLAVIAVIIGASVWASLRKEARENQA comes from the coding sequence ATGGAAACCGTAGGCAATCTTGGCTTGTGGGCCGGATTTTCAGCCATCGTCGCAATCATGCTGGCCATTGACCTGCTGGTGGTCGGCGGCGGCAAGGAACACCGCGTCAGTTTCAAGGAGGCAAGCGTCTGGTCGCTGATCTGGATCAGTCTCAGCCTGGCCTTTGCCGGCGGACTCTGGTGGCATCTCGACGGCAGCGTCGGACGCGAAATCGCCAATACCAAGGCACTCGAATTCATCACCGGTTACCTGATCGAAAAAGCCCTGGCCGGCGATAACGTTTTCATCTGGATGATGCTCTTCAGCTTCTTTGCCATTCCGGCTGAACTGCAAAAACGGGTGCTGCTTTATGGCGTGCTCGGCGCCATCGTCATGCGCAGTGTGATGATCTTTGCAGGGGCCTGGCTGATTACCCAGTTCCACTGGATTCTGTATGTTTTCGGCGCTTTTTTGCTGGTCACCGGCGTCAAGATGTACTGGTTTGCCGACGAAAAACCTGATTTGGAAAACAATCGCCTGATTCGCTGGATACGCCGGCACATGAACATCACGACCGAATTTCACGGTCAACACTTCTTTGTGGTCAAAAACGGCCTGCGCTACGCCACGCCGCTTTTTCTGGCCCTCGTCCTGGTGGAAATATCGGACCTGATTTTCGCGGTCGACTCGATTCCGGCCATTTTCGCCATCACCACCGATCCGTTCATCGTGCTGACCTCGAACATCTTCGCCATTCTCGGCCTGCGGGCAATGTACTTTTTACTGGCCGGCGTGGCCGACCGCTTCTCGCTGCTCAAATACGGCCTGGCCATCGTGCTGATGTTCATCGGCATCAAGATGCTGCTGATCGATCTCTACAAGATTCCGGTCGGTTTCTCCCTGGCCGTCATCGCCGTGATTATTGGCGCATCGGTCTGGGCCTCGCTGCGCAAGGAGGCACGCGAAAATCAGGCGTAA
- a CDS encoding YaeQ family protein, whose translation MALKSTIFKAELQLADLDRSHFGDYSLTIARHPSETDQRMMIRLLAFAMFASETLAFGRGLSSSEDEADLADTDLTGFIERWIDVGLPDERNIRRACSRSGETVVLAYGARTLDLWWQASASKLAGQKNLRVYALAPDESQALAGLAARNMRLQCTIQDGVIWLGNDSSQVELKPRLLFGPDQ comes from the coding sequence ATGGCGCTCAAATCGACCATCTTCAAGGCAGAACTTCAGCTTGCCGATCTTGATCGCTCTCATTTTGGTGATTATTCGCTGACTATTGCCCGGCATCCTTCGGAAACCGATCAGCGGATGATGATCCGCCTGCTGGCCTTCGCCATGTTTGCCTCTGAAACGCTGGCATTTGGCCGGGGGTTGTCGAGCAGTGAAGATGAGGCGGATCTGGCCGATACCGACCTGACCGGGTTCATCGAACGCTGGATCGACGTCGGGCTGCCTGATGAACGCAATATCCGCCGCGCCTGCAGTCGTTCCGGGGAAACGGTCGTGCTGGCTTATGGCGCGCGGACGCTGGATCTCTGGTGGCAGGCTTCGGCCAGCAAGCTGGCCGGGCAGAAGAATCTGCGGGTCTATGCTCTGGCGCCCGACGAGTCCCAGGCCCTGGCCGGGCTAGCGGCACGCAACATGCGCCTGCAATGCACCATTCAGGACGGGGTGATCTGGCTGGGTAATGACAGCAGCCAGGTCGAACTCAAGCCGCGTTTGCTCTTCGGACCCGATCAGTAA
- a CDS encoding rhodanese-like domain-containing protein → MPRLILASFLAFATTFAQAEVIDIDNAELDKLVKRGVPVIDIRTLPEWEETGIISGSRLITFFDERGRSDPAAWLEKIKPVAKPNEPVIVICRSGNRTKPVSQFLSQQAGYTQVYNVKNGIKGWSKENGPLTPATQSIAACRAAKSC, encoded by the coding sequence ATGCCACGACTGATTCTTGCCTCCTTTCTGGCCTTTGCCACTACATTTGCCCAGGCCGAAGTGATCGACATCGACAATGCGGAGCTCGACAAACTGGTCAAGCGCGGCGTTCCGGTCATTGACATCCGCACGCTGCCGGAATGGGAAGAAACCGGCATCATCAGCGGCAGCCGGCTGATCACCTTCTTCGACGAACGCGGCCGCTCCGATCCGGCAGCCTGGCTGGAGAAAATCAAGCCGGTCGCCAAACCCAATGAGCCGGTGATCGTCATCTGCCGCTCGGGCAACCGGACCAAGCCGGTCAGCCAGTTTCTTTCGCAGCAAGCCGGTTACACCCAAGTGTACAACGTCAAAAACGGCATCAAGGGCTGGAGCAAGGAAAACGGCCCGCTGACCCCGGCCACCCAGAGCATTGCTGCCTGCCGCGCTGCCAAATCTTGTTGA
- the upp gene encoding uracil phosphoribosyltransferase has product MPVIEVRHPLVKHKVGLMRAADMSTKKFRELTAELARLLTYEACRDFELERCTIDGWAGPVEIDQIKGKKVTVVPILRAGLGMLDGVLDLIPSAKVSVVGIARNEETLMPEPYFERFVGQLDERMALIIDPMLATGGSLIATIDMLKRNGCKHVRALVLVAAPEGIAALQAAHPEVEIYTAAVDSHLNEHGYIIPGLGDAGDKIFGTK; this is encoded by the coding sequence ATGCCGGTGATTGAAGTCCGCCATCCCCTCGTCAAACATAAAGTCGGCCTGATGCGTGCGGCCGACATGAGTACCAAGAAATTCCGCGAACTGACGGCTGAGCTGGCCCGCCTGCTGACTTACGAAGCTTGCCGGGATTTTGAACTCGAACGCTGCACGATCGACGGCTGGGCCGGCCCGGTTGAAATCGACCAGATCAAGGGCAAGAAAGTAACCGTCGTACCTATCCTGCGCGCCGGTCTCGGCATGCTGGACGGCGTACTCGACCTGATTCCGAGCGCCAAAGTCAGCGTCGTCGGCATCGCCCGCAACGAAGAAACGCTGATGCCCGAGCCGTACTTCGAGCGCTTCGTCGGCCAGCTCGACGAGCGCATGGCCTTGATCATCGACCCGATGCTGGCGACCGGCGGTTCGCTGATCGCCACCATCGACATGCTCAAGCGCAACGGCTGCAAGCACGTCCGCGCCCTGGTACTGGTCGCCGCGCCGGAAGGCATTGCCGCGCTGCAGGCAGCTCATCCCGAAGTGGAAATCTACACTGCTGCGGTCGACAGCCATTTGAACGAACATGGCTACATCATTCCCGGTCTCGGCGATGCCGGCGACAAGATTTTTGGAACCAAGTAA